The Deltaproteobacteria bacterium genome contains the following window.
AATCTCAAAATCCGAATCAGGGGCATCCTCATAGAAAGAAAGTTGGGAATCCGAGTGGTCTATTATGGAATACCTTACATCATTTTTATTTCACCACAATGTCCTTAATAAAAAATTTTTTCCCTGAGATGATTTCGATTTGGTTCGAACGGCAATTGGGATAGATATACTCACCATCGACGATAAAAAATATCTTTTTACAGTGAGTGCACCGGCAAGCCAGGGGGTCTATCTCCAACTCCAGGGTCGCCCCTTCCAGGGGTATCTTGGCTGAGGACTTCGAAGTAATCGCATAGTCTCTGAGGATTCACGGTTACGGCTTCCCCCACCACCAAGCGAATCGTCTTCAGCTTGGTCGCTTTATGGACGGCCATTTCCTCCTGGACAATGTTTAAATACTCCGGGAAATCCCCATCTCCATTGGATGGAACATCGGCCCTGATTCCCATAGCTTTTGAGCATCTCCGTAAAAGTTGACGGCCACGCAAGAACTCGCCATTCCCGGGCAGGGGGAAATCCAGACCGTATATAACAATGGCCCGGGGCGGAAACCACAAAAAGTTATCTTTCCCACCATCATTTTTTTCTTGACACGCCATCTCAGAAAAGATATGAAAAAGATAAATGCGGAACTTGATTTCTTAATGCGGAATTTATTGGAATTCAAAGTATGAAGCTCTATGAGTATGAAGCCAAAAAAATATTCGAAGGGGCTGGGATCTCCATACCCCGAGGGGCACTGGCCGCTTCCCCCGAACAGGTCCGTAGCCTGGCCGAGCAATTAAAAGGGCCCATAGTGCTGAAACCGCAAACCCTTTCCAAACAGAGAGGGAAAGCCGGATTGATCGGCTTTGCCGATACCCCGCAGGAGGCGGAAGCCTTGGGCCGATCACTTTTCGGCCGAACCCATGAGGGGGAACTGATTGACACGATTTTAGTCGAGGAAAAGGTCTTGCTGAAGGGAGAGCTTTATCTTGGTATGGCCGTAGACTACCCCAGGGAGCAACCGGTTATTCTACTTAGCCCCAGTGGCGGAATTGAAATTGAGACCCTGTCCCAGGAAAAACCCGGTTTAATAAAAAAATGGCCCATAAATATTTCGCAGGGACTTACCGATTCGGAGGCCTTGACCCTGGCCCAATTTATTTATGACCGGCAACCGGAGGCGGCCCAGGGAGGGGGACCATTCGAGCTTAAGCAGCTCCTGCTGTGTTTTTATGAGGTCTTCCGGAAATATGATTGTGAACTGGCCGAGATCAATCCTCTGGGGATTCGGGAAGATGGCTCTTTCATTGCCCTGGATGGTGCACTAGTCATCGATGATGAAGCCCAGTTCAGGCACCCTGAACTGCTGCGGCCCCGGGCTCAATCAGAGGAAAGTTTTAAGCAGGAGCAGGCCTATAAGGCCAAAGGCTGGACCTACATTCAAATGGGGGGGGAAATCGGGATCCTGTCCAGCGGGGCCGGTATCACCATGGCCATTTTGGATCTCATCCATCTAAAGGGTGGGAAGGCGGCCAATTTTCTGGATACCGCCCAGATGAACCGCCAGGGGATCTATGAGGCCTTCCAGATCTTTCACAACAGTACCGGCATCAGATGCCTTCTTATAAACATATTTGCCGGGTTGAACCGCTGTGACGAATTGGCCGATGGCATCAAAGATTATCTAATGGCCTATCAACCGCCCTTTCCCATCGTGGTTCGGATGGTCGGCAACCGTGAGAAAGAAGGAAGAGAAATTCTGGAAAGAATTGGGATCACCCCAATTGCCGGGCTGGAGGAATCGATCGATCAGGTGATCGCCCTAGTAAGGGGGCCCCGATGAGCATATTGGCCTATGGGGATACAAACGTATTGATTCAGGGGATCACCGGGGGTCAGGCCAGGCAGCACACCAAGGACATGCTGGAGTATGGGACCCGGATTGTGGCCGGAGTGCGGCCGGGTTCAGGTGGTGATCAGGTGTACGGTGTGCCAGTCTTTAATTCGATTGAAGATGCCTGTCATGAGCACCGGATCGATGCCTCGGTTTTGTTTATTCCGGCCAAAGCCGTTAAGGAGTCCGCCCTGGAGGCTATGAATAACGGCATTCGCCTGTTGGTGATCGTGACAGAGCACGTTCCTCTTCATGATGCCATGGGCCTGTTGGAGGAAGCCAGAAAGCGGGGTGTTACCATTATCGGGCCCAACACACCGGGTCTGATCTCCCCCCCGGAGCGGACCAAACTGGGCTTCGTGCCGACACTATATTTCCGGCCCGGTTTTGTGGGCGTAGCCTCGAGAAGCGGGACATTGACTTATGAGCTGGTCTCGCGCCTCACAGCCGCAGGTCTGGGACAGAGTACCGTAATCGGGGTGGGAGGAGACCGCATCGTGGGGTTGCGGTTCAGCAGCGTCCTTAAGCTTTTTGAAGAAGATCCGAATACAAAGGCCATGCTGCTGGTCGGGGAGATCGGGGGCAC
Protein-coding sequences here:
- the sucD gene encoding succinate--CoA ligase subunit alpha, with the protein product MSILAYGDTNVLIQGITGGQARQHTKDMLEYGTRIVAGVRPGSGGDQVYGVPVFNSIEDACHEHRIDASVLFIPAKAVKESALEAMNNGIRLLVIVTEHVPLHDAMGLLEEARKRGVTIIGPNTPGLISPPERTKLGFVPTLYFRPGFVGVASRSGTLTYELVSRLTAAGLGQSTVIGVGGDRIVGLRFSSVLKLFEEDPNTKAMLLVGEIGGTMEEEAAELIARGEIRKPVFVYIAGSTAPEGQRIGHAGAIIAGAGSSVHSKVAVLRQAGVQVGTTIAGVIEMMKENLR
- a CDS encoding succinate--CoA ligase subunit beta — its product is MKLYEYEAKKIFEGAGISIPRGALAASPEQVRSLAEQLKGPIVLKPQTLSKQRGKAGLIGFADTPQEAEALGRSLFGRTHEGELIDTILVEEKVLLKGELYLGMAVDYPREQPVILLSPSGGIEIETLSQEKPGLIKKWPINISQGLTDSEALTLAQFIYDRQPEAAQGGGPFELKQLLLCFYEVFRKYDCELAEINPLGIREDGSFIALDGALVIDDEAQFRHPELLRPRAQSEESFKQEQAYKAKGWTYIQMGGEIGILSSGAGITMAILDLIHLKGGKAANFLDTAQMNRQGIYEAFQIFHNSTGIRCLLINIFAGLNRCDELADGIKDYLMAYQPPFPIVVRMVGNREKEGREILERIGITPIAGLEESIDQVIALVRGPR